The genomic window TCGCTTAGAGGTGCGGTTTTCAGGTTGTCTGGCACCGATGAAGCTGCAGCGGCGGCCCCCCAGATCACTTTCAGGAGCCAGCGTTCGAGCTCTTCGCCGCTGCAAAGATCAAATTCGTTGTCGTTGAGTTCGGGACTTCGCAGCTGGCTGCGTTGGTAGCGCTCCACCGTCTTCTGGATCTGGGTAGCCGTTCGGTCCAGGCGAGATAGTGCGGAGTTGTGTCGGCTGCAAAGAATTTTCGCTCCGAGTGCGGTGAATGGGCGTTCCTCTGATTCGCTTTGTTGCCAGGGCATTCCACCGATGCGGACCGTCTTCTCGCTGCCGAACAGACGTAGTACTCCTTCGCTCAGCCAGTGCTCCCTCGAGATCTTTTCCGAACAGTCGTTGGTGAATCCGACGTAACAGCGCGGGTGTGCCTTCCCGGTTGGTCGGTCCCCAAGTAGCGGTGCATAGGGCGGCAATTGCCATCGTTGAGTTGACCGGTCGACGTGGCAGTCGCCAGCCGATCGTCTGGATCCGCAGGGGCATGGTTCGTCGGGGGATGGTCCCCAGTTGTGCGGACCCGCATTGAACGCGACCGGCCGAGCGTGGGGCTCGAACTGCTCAATCGGCACTAGTAAATCGATACCACATCTGTTTCGACGGCAGTTAGTGCTCGAGTGCGCGCTATATCGCCTGGTGAAGTCGGTGGCGCCACATTGACCTGAGCGCGGCGTCAACGGACCGCATATGCTCTCGCGACTCGAGCGGGCGCGGCTGCCCAGGCGCCGAACATCGTTCGGAGTGTCCTAATGGTGTCCTAAGACGCAACCTCATCAGCAAATACCCTATCGACATTTCGGTACCAAATCCTTCTTCTGACCTCGACGATTCGTAACCTATTGGACGCCCAGGCATTGGCCAGCACACCGTGATTCACACTGGCAGTGTGGGGGTCAGGGGTTCGAGTCCCCTTGGCTCCACCCTCTGACCTGCAACTATAGTGCGATTCAGCCGTATGACACACGGTGTGACAAAAGGGGCAGGGTCCAGCGCAGGACTTCTGGGCCTCCCCAATTTCGGCCCATAGCGGTCGTCCGCCGTCGTAACCTCCCCTCACAACTACCAGAAGAGGGGTGCTGATCAATGATGCTCCGCCGTCTCGTACTCATGGCTGCTGCTGCCGCCGCCGTCCTTGGCCTGGGTGTGTTTGTCGCACCGACCGCCCTGGCCGATCCGCCTTATGCCAACTGCAAGGCAGCTGCCGCCGATGGTCGCTACAACATCCCGCGAGGTGACCCGGCCTACGGGGCATGGCTGGATCGGGACAATGACGGAATCGCCTGCGACCGGCGATAGATCCCCCGCCTGACGCAGGTGCAGATCCGCACCATCGTCACGGTGATCTCGGTGGTGGTGGCCGTGGTGCTCGTGCAGCCGGTTATCGGCTCGATGAGGCTCAGCGGCCTCCCGGCCCCAAGTCGCCCCAGGGCACCAGCCGCACCGTCAGCCCGGCGTCGAGCAATCTGCCGCACTATTACCCGAATTGTGATGCGGCCTGGGCTGACGGCAGGACGAACATCCCGAGGGGTGACGCCGACTACCACCCGGCGCTGGACCGGGACGGTGATGGTGTTGCATGCCAGCGCGGCGGTGGGTAAGCCCTTGATCAATGACTTATGACTCTGCTGACTTCGACAGCCTGGCTACGTTGCTGGACAAAGTGGCTGGCGAGGCCCGGTCAGAGGGCGGCCTGGT from Mycobacterium kubicae includes these protein-coding regions:
- a CDS encoding excalibur calcium-binding domain-containing protein, with protein sequence MAAAAAAVLGLGVFVAPTALADPPYANCKAAAADGRYNIPRGDPAYGAWLDRDNDGIACDRR
- a CDS encoding excalibur calcium-binding domain-containing protein, which codes for MPRGDADYHPALDRDGDGVACQRGGG